A single genomic interval of Stieleria maiorica harbors:
- a CDS encoding sulfatase family protein — protein MRMHLTKPIVFLIACLWLQADLARQTRAADDTDSKPNLVFLFADDQCTYSLGCYGNKDVKTPHMDQLARDGVVFDKHYNTTAICMASRANVFTGMYEYKTGCNFTHGNMHADVWAKSYPVLLREAGYLTAFAGKFGIVVEGKGLCEDDFDFWGGGPGQTNYATAKNKSMQKYADDYPHSTLSYGAFGQDVIRKSVKQDKPFCLSISFKAPHKPATPDPRFNDVYAGKTFTKPANFGREHGQHLSPQSKTGRQYPRFFEWKYDSDYDGEMAKYHQQVYAIDVALGMIRDELEAQGVADNTVLIYTSDNGYICGSHGYGSKVLPMEESSRVPLMIYDPRSPTSGKQLRCDQLTGNIDFAPTILELAGVPIPVNMDGKSLLGLLQKPGQGGHDQLAFINVFGPLSTHSLTCLTRQYKYTYWWYGDDTMDPVEELFDTQNDPLELTSLADSPGTATVLDQMRKRYDQELAKWKEQAVDYNNYQRYGTLFDRTIPLAKKSDQMPGNRSRAAK, from the coding sequence ATGAGAATGCACCTTACCAAGCCGATCGTTTTCTTGATCGCGTGTTTGTGGCTCCAGGCGGACCTTGCCCGACAAACTCGTGCAGCCGACGACACCGATTCCAAGCCCAATCTAGTGTTTCTGTTCGCGGACGATCAGTGCACGTATTCTCTGGGCTGTTACGGAAACAAGGACGTCAAAACGCCCCACATGGACCAACTGGCCCGCGACGGGGTGGTGTTCGACAAACACTACAACACAACGGCGATTTGCATGGCCAGTCGTGCAAACGTCTTCACCGGGATGTACGAATACAAAACCGGATGCAATTTCACACACGGCAACATGCACGCCGACGTGTGGGCCAAGTCGTATCCGGTGCTGCTGCGCGAGGCGGGGTACCTGACCGCGTTTGCGGGCAAATTCGGAATCGTCGTCGAAGGCAAGGGGTTATGCGAAGACGATTTCGATTTCTGGGGCGGCGGCCCCGGCCAGACCAATTACGCAACGGCCAAAAACAAGTCGATGCAAAAGTACGCCGACGATTACCCCCATTCGACGTTGTCCTACGGAGCGTTCGGACAGGACGTGATTCGCAAATCCGTCAAACAGGACAAACCATTTTGCCTGTCCATCAGTTTCAAAGCCCCTCACAAGCCGGCGACGCCCGACCCGCGATTCAACGACGTCTACGCCGGCAAGACGTTCACCAAACCGGCCAACTTCGGTCGAGAACACGGCCAGCATCTGTCACCGCAAAGCAAGACCGGACGCCAATACCCGCGTTTTTTCGAGTGGAAGTACGACAGTGACTACGACGGTGAAATGGCCAAGTACCACCAGCAGGTCTATGCGATCGACGTCGCGCTGGGGATGATCCGTGACGAACTCGAGGCCCAGGGTGTCGCCGACAACACCGTTCTGATTTACACCAGCGACAACGGATATATCTGTGGTTCGCACGGATACGGTTCCAAGGTGTTGCCGATGGAAGAATCGTCACGTGTCCCGTTGATGATTTACGACCCCCGCAGTCCGACCAGCGGAAAACAACTTCGTTGCGATCAACTGACCGGCAACATCGACTTCGCGCCGACGATTCTGGAATTGGCGGGGGTACCGATCCCGGTGAACATGGACGGAAAAAGCCTGCTGGGCTTGCTGCAGAAGCCCGGCCAAGGTGGGCACGATCAGCTGGCGTTTATCAACGTGTTCGGACCGCTCTCGACGCACAGTCTGACCTGTCTGACCCGGCAGTACAAATACACGTACTGGTGGTACGGCGACGACACGATGGATCCCGTCGAGGAACTGTTCGACACCCAAAACGATCCGCTGGAGTTGACCAGCCTAGCCGACAGCCCCGGTACCGCGACGGTGCTCGACCAGATGCGGAAACGCTACGATCAGGAGTTGGCCAAATGGAAGGAACAAGCCGTCGATTACAATAACTACCAACGCTACGGCACCCTCTTTGACCGCACGATCCCGCTGGCGAAAAAGTCGGATCAGATGCCAGGCAATCGTAGTCGGGCAGCAAAGTAG
- the arsC gene encoding arsenate reductase (glutaredoxin) (This arsenate reductase requires both glutathione and glutaredoxin to convert arsenate to arsenite, after which the efflux transporter formed by ArsA and ArsB can extrude the arsenite from the cell, providing resistance.) — protein MTTIYHNPRCSKSRAAVELLRSHQIEFDIVKYLEDPPSEKELAKIVKMLGITPEQLVRKKEKRFNEMELGDQVMSDKQWIAILAANPSLIERPIVVHQGKAAIGRPTENITELLGQ, from the coding sequence ATGACAACGATCTACCATAACCCCCGCTGTTCGAAATCGCGTGCGGCGGTCGAACTGCTCCGCTCGCATCAAATCGAATTCGACATCGTGAAATACCTGGAAGATCCCCCGAGCGAAAAGGAGCTTGCAAAAATCGTCAAAATGCTGGGGATCACGCCGGAGCAATTGGTCCGCAAGAAAGAAAAACGCTTCAATGAGATGGAGCTTGGTGATCAAGTCATGTCCGACAAGCAATGGATCGCGATCTTAGCGGCCAACCCGTCGTTGATCGAACGCCCGATCGTCGTCCACCAGGGAAAGGCGGCGATCGGTCGTCCCACAGAAAACATCACCGAACTTCTTGGCCAATAG
- a CDS encoding DUF1801 domain-containing protein, which translates to MNSKVDEYFRSVPTWRDELQTLRRIVLQCGLTEELKWRVPCYTFGGKNVVILGTLKSCCTISFFKGVLLKDPRKVLDKPGENSRSARLIRFTSVDQIEAIEPILVAYIREAATLEKAGAKVELKNDAGPDYPEELTACLAENEPLRAAFENLTPGRQRGYILHFSAAKQSKTRVARIKKCEQRILDGKGLHDCVCGLSGKLPNCDGSHKQMRNS; encoded by the coding sequence ATGAATTCCAAGGTCGACGAATACTTCCGGTCCGTACCGACCTGGCGCGATGAACTCCAGACGCTTCGACGCATCGTGCTCCAATGCGGGTTGACCGAAGAACTCAAGTGGCGGGTGCCATGTTACACGTTCGGCGGGAAAAACGTCGTGATCCTCGGCACGCTGAAATCCTGTTGCACCATCAGTTTCTTTAAAGGAGTGCTGCTAAAAGACCCTCGCAAGGTGCTCGACAAACCCGGCGAAAATTCTCGCTCGGCACGCCTGATCCGATTCACGTCCGTCGACCAGATCGAGGCGATCGAGCCGATCTTGGTCGCCTACATTCGCGAAGCCGCTACGCTGGAGAAGGCCGGCGCGAAGGTGGAACTAAAGAACGATGCGGGGCCTGATTACCCGGAGGAATTGACAGCTTGCCTTGCCGAAAACGAACCGCTGCGGGCGGCGTTTGAAAACTTGACACCGGGGCGACAGCGCGGCTACATCCTGCACTTTTCCGCCGCCAAGCAATCCAAGACGCGGGTGGCACGGATCAAGAAGTGCGAGCAACGCATTCTTGACGGCAAGGGGCTGCACGATTGTGTGTGCGGCTTGTCGGGCAAGCTTCCCAATTGTGACGGGTCGCACAAGCAAATGAGGAATTCTTGA
- a CDS encoding nucleoside hydrolase-like domain-containing protein, with protein sequence MTTANSATNAETVIPISAIGDSRCWKRTTHAGAKNAKGIEACFDDDPDDFQSMVHLMVYADVLDIEGLIASPSDEGRKRDILKVIQCYEQDYPNLKTYSDRYLTPDAYQYIVDRHPTLWMTESNATYRSWFSGGNQSSDWDNERFVSRHIQGQGSLGDFFVRQKADIKMGDSPSVSEGPHSGAKTVSRWRKQFLGDFTDRMRRCRLPLNIDEAAHQETGKGGS encoded by the coding sequence ATGACTACAGCGAACTCAGCCACGAACGCCGAAACGGTTATTCCTATCTCGGCAATTGGGGACAGTCGCTGTTGGAAAAGGACTACCCACGCTGGCGCGAAAAACGCGAAAGGGATTGAAGCATGTTTCGATGACGATCCGGATGACTTCCAGTCGATGGTTCACCTGATGGTCTATGCCGACGTGCTGGACATCGAAGGCCTGATCGCGTCGCCCTCCGACGAAGGCCGAAAGCGCGACATTTTGAAAGTGATCCAATGCTATGAGCAGGACTATCCGAACCTGAAAACCTATTCGGATCGCTATCTGACACCGGATGCGTACCAGTACATCGTCGATCGGCATCCAACGTTGTGGATGACCGAGTCCAACGCGACCTATCGCAGTTGGTTCAGCGGCGGAAACCAATCGAGCGACTGGGACAATGAACGCTTCGTCTCGCGGCACATCCAAGGACAAGGCTCACTCGGCGACTTCTTTGTCCGTCAGAAAGCGGACATCAAAATGGGCGATTCGCCGTCGGTCTCCGAAGGACCACACAGCGGTGCAAAGACGGTCAGTCGTTGGCGTAAGCAGTTCCTTGGCGACTTCACCGACCGCATGCGGCGATGCCGATTGCCGTTGAATATCGACGAGGCGGCCCATCAAGAAACGGGCAAGGGAGGTTCGTGA
- the pelA gene encoding pectate lyase gives MKSYQNSFGIDGLWYLAICLTPLFLGGDAVAQVSFSKNLLKKDDAWFRSEEAGAIADSVMEYQSPQGGWPKSADLAKRPRSPSEIPQPGDSRANSLDNDATTVPMQFLARMAHATSDAKYRDSFLRGVDYLLAAQYDNGGWPQFWPLRKGYYSHITYNDGAMVRVMEVLRDVAAGDAPYDFVDAERRERAGQALERGIDCILKTQIRQNGKRTAWCAQHDAKSLQPAWARAYEPPSLSGSESIGVVRFLMKIEAPSDEIIASVEGAVEWVRDVQLNGWRVESFKNRDGRSDRRLVADPDAPPLWARFYELETNRPLYLDRDSVFRYDYSELSHERRNGYSYLGNWGQSLLEKDYPRWREKRERD, from the coding sequence ATGAAGTCCTATCAAAACTCATTCGGCATCGACGGATTGTGGTACCTAGCGATTTGCCTGACTCCTCTCTTTCTGGGCGGAGATGCCGTCGCGCAAGTTTCCTTCAGCAAAAACCTGCTCAAGAAGGACGATGCTTGGTTTCGCTCGGAAGAAGCCGGGGCGATTGCCGACAGCGTGATGGAGTACCAGTCGCCGCAAGGCGGTTGGCCCAAGAGCGCCGACCTTGCCAAACGACCTCGGTCGCCAAGCGAGATCCCACAGCCTGGCGACAGTCGCGCCAACAGCCTGGACAACGACGCGACGACCGTTCCGATGCAGTTCCTGGCTCGGATGGCACACGCGACCAGTGATGCGAAGTACCGTGATTCGTTCTTACGCGGCGTCGACTACCTGCTGGCCGCCCAGTACGACAACGGCGGTTGGCCGCAGTTCTGGCCGCTGCGAAAGGGATATTACTCGCACATCACCTACAACGACGGAGCGATGGTTCGCGTCATGGAAGTCTTGCGTGATGTCGCCGCAGGCGACGCCCCTTATGACTTCGTCGATGCCGAGCGACGTGAGAGGGCTGGCCAGGCACTGGAGCGTGGGATCGATTGCATTTTGAAAACGCAAATTCGGCAAAACGGGAAGCGAACCGCCTGGTGTGCACAACACGACGCAAAGTCGCTCCAACCGGCGTGGGCGCGTGCTTACGAACCGCCCTCGCTGTCCGGCAGCGAATCGATCGGCGTCGTGCGTTTCCTGATGAAAATCGAAGCCCCCTCCGACGAGATCATCGCGTCGGTTGAAGGGGCCGTCGAGTGGGTTCGGGACGTGCAACTAAACGGATGGCGTGTCGAAAGCTTCAAGAATCGCGACGGTCGCTCCGACCGCAGGCTGGTCGCCGATCCGGATGCGCCGCCCCTTTGGGCACGTTTCTACGAATTGGAAACGAACCGCCCCCTGTACCTCGATCGCGACTCCGTGTTCCGCTATGACTACAGCGAACTCAGCCACGAACGCCGAAACGGTTATTCCTATCTCGGCAATTGGGGACAGTCGCTGTTGGAAAAGGACTACCCACGCTGGCGCGAAAAACGCGAAAGGGATTGA
- a CDS encoding DUF1593 domain-containing protein produces MAVAFSRTCDAETLKPRVLVLTDISAWETDDHESLIRFLAHADLFEIEGLVITTGYSIKTLEKSPERGFIDIARGVVDAYDRDLPNLMKRSSQSGQAADDARQSIGYWPSADYLRERTVLGSLNRGKAFIGDNNDSPGSDLIIRLADQHDPRPLWITVWGGGNTLAQSVYRVRKDRTEDQFRTFLGKLRVYVITDQDRNYHGDGLDVSSHGWIYQQIGNDLRFLRDKSPTTIRASRQIRFLPTPPASDSMSFAKSPTTARIP; encoded by the coding sequence ATGGCCGTTGCGTTCTCGCGCACCTGTGACGCGGAAACCCTGAAGCCACGCGTGCTGGTCCTGACCGACATCTCGGCGTGGGAAACCGACGACCATGAATCGTTGATCCGGTTCCTCGCTCACGCCGACCTGTTTGAAATCGAAGGGCTGGTGATCACGACCGGCTACAGCATCAAGACGCTTGAAAAGTCTCCCGAACGCGGTTTTATCGACATCGCACGAGGCGTCGTGGACGCCTACGACCGGGACTTGCCCAACCTGATGAAGCGTTCCTCCCAGTCGGGCCAAGCGGCCGATGATGCTCGTCAGTCGATCGGCTACTGGCCAAGCGCGGATTACCTGCGCGAGCGAACGGTGCTGGGCAGCCTGAATCGAGGCAAAGCGTTCATCGGCGACAACAACGACTCACCGGGCAGCGATCTGATCATCCGCCTTGCCGACCAGCATGATCCGCGGCCGCTGTGGATCACGGTTTGGGGCGGCGGCAATACACTCGCCCAGTCGGTTTATCGGGTCCGGAAAGACAGGACCGAAGATCAGTTTCGAACATTCCTGGGCAAGCTTCGTGTTTATGTGATTACCGATCAAGACCGCAATTACCACGGTGACGGATTGGACGTCAGTTCGCACGGATGGATTTATCAACAAATCGGAAACGACCTGCGGTTTCTTCGGGACAAGTCTCCGACCACGATTCGAGCAAGCCGACAGATCAGATTCCTTCCGACGCCGCCGGCAAGCGATTCCATGTCATTTGCGAAGTCACCGACGACGGCACGCATCCCTTGA
- a CDS encoding helix-turn-helix domain-containing protein produces the protein MRSLGAQTDAAARSPRRIRNQYYAATLFRKTFGMTLNTLITRHRVAETQRLLVTSDEQILNIALESGFDSLSRFNRAFKDVTGTKPRSFRKSCRVPITAP, from the coding sequence ATGCGAAGTCTGGGAGCCCAAACGGATGCTGCGGCCCGATCGCCACGACGAATTCGAAATCAATATTACGCCGCTACGCTTTTTCGAAAAACGTTCGGAATGACACTCAATACATTGATCACACGCCATCGAGTCGCTGAAACTCAGCGGTTGCTGGTCACCAGCGACGAACAAATCCTAAACATTGCGTTGGAATCCGGATTCGATTCGTTAAGCCGCTTCAATCGGGCGTTCAAGGACGTGACCGGAACGAAGCCGAGAAGTTTTCGCAAAAGTTGTCGTGTGCCGATCACAGCCCCCTAG
- a CDS encoding endo-1,4-beta-xylanase, with translation MIRNIKIGFLSLMLVAVVTVASPAQDVPLVYDTEHSGAEFAAPVLPTYDQLPIVRPLPDPFAWSDGSGRSTEFNDWSRRRSEIKAEIEHYGIGKKPPRPDDIAATFDDGTLTVTVTENGETLTLTAKVNLPEGDGPFPAVIGVGFGSGSLPPGIFASRKIAMIPFNFAQVMSHTQKRGQEPINRLYPDQISIGAYSAWPWGISRIIDGLELVEDELPIDRKHLAVTGCSFAGKMALFAGALDERIALTIAQESGGGGAAAWRVSETLGNVETLGKTSRAWFTEDMFRFSNSVEKLPYDHHELMAMIAPRALLVLGNPDYEWLADPSGYVSCRAAHQVWKTFGIPDRFGFSIVGNHPHCRLPENQRPEVEAFVDKFLLDKMDVDTSVTKHPFEDVEHEFWYDGWSTGTSTFPMPDATDVESIDVEVESAKHGSDWRVHSDPQASGGNYLTVRSGQNSPQAAPAGESAAVSIPFTVTRDARYYVFARVNCPSPDDDSFWIKIDDGAFTAANGLGTTGWEWTKLADVSLESGDHTLTMAYREDGALLDRIFITTYPLGPTALETAGVASEKSLKAAVGDRFKIGVGVSHQVIRDPEDAALIRRHFQILTPENCMKPQGIHPEEDRWEFGPTDQFADFVRKNDLEMVGHCLVWAKDDRTDPWMMEEAGQPVSREKLLQRIESHIHTVVGRYADVATMWDVVNEAIGDSDAGMLRDSVYSRTTGIDFIVTAFKAARAADPDALLIYNDYNGHKPDKRTKLLELLTKLKAAGAPVDAYGMQGHFELGDNSLAELRETFDALRELEIQVVVSELDIDVVKRGRWWAEGGKYRDELGSYDPYKDGMPPEIQQQMTDQYVELFTLFDEYSDVIARVSFWNLHDGQSWLNDFPWKRVNHPLLFDRDRRPKPAFHAVYDLLAGSKR, from the coding sequence ATGATCAGAAACATCAAAATCGGTTTTTTGTCGCTGATGCTGGTTGCCGTCGTGACGGTGGCATCTCCGGCGCAGGACGTGCCGTTGGTCTACGACACCGAGCACAGCGGTGCGGAGTTTGCGGCCCCGGTGCTGCCGACCTATGATCAACTGCCGATCGTCCGGCCCCTGCCCGATCCGTTTGCCTGGTCCGATGGAAGCGGGCGTTCCACCGAGTTCAACGACTGGAGTCGTCGCCGCTCGGAAATCAAAGCCGAAATCGAGCACTACGGGATCGGGAAAAAGCCGCCGCGGCCCGATGACATCGCCGCGACGTTTGACGACGGCACGTTGACCGTCACGGTGACCGAGAACGGAGAAACGTTGACGCTGACCGCCAAGGTAAATCTTCCTGAAGGTGACGGCCCGTTTCCGGCCGTGATCGGCGTCGGATTTGGTAGCGGAAGCCTGCCGCCGGGCATCTTCGCCAGTCGCAAGATCGCGATGATCCCGTTTAATTTCGCCCAGGTGATGTCCCACACACAAAAACGGGGGCAAGAACCGATCAACCGACTCTACCCCGACCAGATTTCTATCGGTGCCTACAGCGCGTGGCCGTGGGGCATCAGCCGAATCATCGACGGTTTGGAACTGGTCGAGGACGAGCTTCCCATCGACCGCAAACACCTTGCCGTCACCGGATGCTCGTTCGCCGGAAAGATGGCGTTGTTTGCCGGCGCGCTCGACGAACGGATTGCGCTGACGATCGCTCAGGAATCCGGCGGCGGCGGTGCGGCCGCATGGCGTGTTTCGGAAACATTGGGCAATGTCGAAACGCTCGGAAAAACCAGCCGCGCCTGGTTCACCGAAGACATGTTTCGGTTTTCAAACTCGGTCGAGAAACTGCCTTATGATCACCATGAATTGATGGCCATGATTGCGCCGCGTGCGCTGCTGGTGCTGGGCAACCCCGACTACGAATGGCTGGCCGATCCGTCCGGTTATGTTTCCTGTCGTGCCGCACATCAGGTGTGGAAGACGTTCGGGATCCCCGACCGGTTCGGATTCTCGATCGTCGGGAACCATCCGCATTGCCGGCTTCCCGAAAACCAACGGCCAGAGGTCGAGGCGTTCGTTGACAAATTCCTGCTCGATAAAATGGACGTCGACACATCGGTCACCAAACATCCGTTCGAGGACGTGGAGCACGAGTTCTGGTACGACGGATGGAGCACCGGAACGTCGACTTTCCCCATGCCCGATGCGACCGATGTCGAGAGCATTGACGTCGAAGTCGAATCGGCCAAGCACGGGTCCGATTGGCGCGTCCATAGCGATCCCCAGGCGTCGGGTGGAAATTATCTAACGGTCCGATCGGGTCAGAACAGTCCGCAAGCGGCTCCTGCCGGCGAATCAGCAGCGGTGTCGATTCCATTTACGGTCACGCGAGACGCAAGGTACTATGTGTTCGCGCGAGTGAACTGTCCGTCACCCGATGACGATTCCTTTTGGATCAAGATCGACGATGGGGCGTTCACGGCCGCCAATGGCTTGGGGACGACCGGTTGGGAATGGACCAAGCTGGCCGACGTGAGCCTGGAATCGGGTGACCACACGTTGACGATGGCGTATCGCGAAGACGGAGCGTTGCTCGACAGGATTTTCATCACAACCTATCCCCTCGGTCCGACGGCGCTCGAAACCGCAGGAGTCGCTTCCGAGAAATCGCTCAAGGCCGCCGTCGGTGATCGGTTCAAGATCGGCGTCGGCGTCAGCCATCAGGTGATCCGGGATCCCGAAGATGCCGCCCTGATTCGCAGGCATTTTCAAATCCTGACCCCGGAAAACTGCATGAAGCCGCAAGGGATTCATCCCGAAGAAGATCGCTGGGAATTCGGGCCGACTGACCAATTCGCCGACTTTGTCCGTAAGAACGATTTGGAAATGGTTGGCCATTGCCTCGTCTGGGCCAAGGATGACCGCACCGATCCCTGGATGATGGAGGAAGCGGGGCAACCGGTCTCGCGGGAAAAACTTCTCCAGCGGATCGAGTCTCACATCCATACCGTGGTCGGGCGGTACGCCGATGTCGCGACCATGTGGGACGTCGTCAACGAGGCGATCGGCGACAGCGATGCCGGAATGCTACGCGATTCGGTCTATTCGCGCACCACCGGCATCGACTTCATCGTCACCGCGTTCAAGGCCGCGCGCGCCGCCGACCCCGATGCGCTTTTGATCTACAACGACTACAACGGCCACAAGCCGGATAAGCGAACGAAACTCCTCGAACTACTCACCAAACTCAAGGCCGCCGGAGCTCCCGTGGATGCGTATGGCATGCAGGGGCACTTTGAACTCGGTGACAACTCACTGGCCGAACTGCGCGAGACCTTCGATGCCCTCCGCGAACTAGAGATCCAGGTGGTCGTTTCGGAACTGGACATCGATGTGGTCAAACGTGGCCGCTGGTGGGCCGAGGGTGGCAAGTATCGCGATGAGCTCGGTTCTTACGATCCTTACAAGGACGGGATGCCGCCGGAGATCCAGCAGCAGATGACGGACCAGTATGTCGAACTGTTCACATTATTTGATGAATACAGTGACGTGATCGCGCGCGTCTCGTTTTGGAACCTGCACGACGGACAAAGTTGGCTGAATGATTTCCCCTGGAAACGCGTCAATCATCCATTGCTGTTCGATCGCGATCGCCGTCCCAAGCCCGCGTTTCATGCCGTCTACGATCTGCTGGCCGGATCAAAGAGATAG
- a CDS encoding glycoside hydrolase family 2 protein: MILRTSFVAGILLALFPSVSLGQEVVDQWRYTLEQPAEGWHQADFDDAGWTAGFGGFGTRDTPGSRVGTTWATNNIWLRKSFPLTSIPDKPALLVHHDEDAQIYINGLKVADLKQYTTEYIVVPIAPDKDSTLQTGDNVMAVHCKQTGGGQFIDVHLVDADNIPELPRPKRSTTPFKSHLITKWGEAVTAENAWTEYPRPLLQRDNWTNLNGHWDYAITPIDSKDTPSQFDGKILVPYCLESKLGGVQRLLDASEVLWYRRSFDAKKSDDKRLVLNFEAVDYRCQVLVNGISVGSHTGGNTPFSFDVTDAIKDGKNDLVVRVEDATEEYQLRGKQVLDARGIWYTQVSGIWQTVWMEEVPASHISDLKITTSAERGTITVEPKTKGAGGVMVVVKDGDSIVARRRGGDKVELDIADAKLWSPADPHLYDIEVSLLGGDDRPLDTVRSYAGIRSVGKVKDADGHWRFTLNGETVFHWGPLDQGWWPDGLLTPPSDEAMLFDIQWLKDAGFNMIRKHIKVEPRRYYYHCDRLGMMVWQDQVSGGVGDAWPAWTRLKPDPVDAKWPADQHQQFMLELERMITTLESHPSIVSWVPFNEAWGQHQTVEVGKWTVQRDPTRLINIASGGNFWPVGDVVDEHSYPHPSFPFDLGAGGRFDDYIKVMGEFGGHGYPVKDHLWDANRRNWGYGGLPKNAEEYKERYVTSLRMLNELRGKGIAAGVYTQTTDVEGEINGLMTYDRKVIKIPAKELAELHRVLFVDTPPLVGEAD; this comes from the coding sequence ATGATACTTAGAACATCCTTCGTCGCCGGCATTCTGCTGGCTCTGTTCCCGTCCGTCAGCCTCGGCCAGGAGGTCGTCGACCAATGGCGGTACACGCTCGAGCAACCGGCCGAGGGCTGGCACCAAGCGGACTTCGACGACGCGGGGTGGACGGCGGGCTTCGGCGGTTTCGGGACACGCGACACACCGGGTTCGCGCGTCGGCACGACATGGGCGACCAACAACATCTGGCTGCGAAAATCGTTTCCGTTGACGTCCATTCCCGACAAGCCCGCGCTGCTGGTTCATCATGACGAAGACGCCCAGATTTACATCAACGGGCTGAAAGTCGCCGACCTGAAACAGTACACGACCGAGTACATCGTCGTCCCGATCGCACCAGACAAGGATTCGACGCTACAGACCGGTGATAACGTGATGGCGGTACACTGCAAACAAACCGGCGGCGGGCAATTCATCGACGTGCATTTGGTCGACGCGGACAATATCCCCGAATTGCCGAGGCCGAAACGCAGCACCACACCGTTCAAGTCGCACTTGATCACCAAGTGGGGCGAAGCCGTCACCGCGGAAAACGCCTGGACGGAGTACCCGCGACCGTTGCTCCAGCGAGACAACTGGACCAATCTGAACGGCCACTGGGATTACGCCATCACGCCGATCGATTCCAAAGACACGCCGTCGCAGTTCGACGGAAAGATCCTGGTTCCCTACTGCCTGGAATCAAAACTCGGTGGCGTCCAGCGGTTGCTCGATGCATCCGAGGTACTCTGGTATCGGCGCAGCTTCGACGCCAAGAAGTCGGATGATAAGCGACTGGTGTTGAATTTCGAGGCCGTCGATTATCGATGCCAGGTTCTTGTAAACGGCATTTCGGTTGGCTCCCACACCGGCGGCAACACACCGTTTTCCTTTGATGTCACCGATGCGATCAAAGACGGGAAAAACGATCTGGTCGTGCGAGTCGAAGACGCGACCGAAGAGTATCAGTTGCGGGGCAAGCAAGTGCTGGACGCCCGCGGCATCTGGTACACGCAGGTTTCGGGCATCTGGCAGACGGTCTGGATGGAAGAAGTTCCGGCCAGCCATATCTCAGACCTCAAGATCACGACGTCCGCTGAAAGGGGAACGATCACCGTTGAACCGAAAACGAAGGGCGCCGGCGGTGTCATGGTGGTGGTCAAAGACGGCGATTCGATCGTCGCTCGCCGACGTGGCGGTGACAAGGTCGAATTAGACATCGCTGACGCAAAACTCTGGTCCCCGGCCGACCCACACCTGTACGACATCGAAGTCTCGTTGCTCGGCGGCGACGATCGACCGTTGGACACCGTTCGCTCCTACGCGGGAATTCGGTCGGTCGGCAAAGTCAAGGATGCCGACGGGCACTGGCGGTTCACACTCAACGGCGAAACCGTCTTTCATTGGGGGCCGCTCGACCAAGGTTGGTGGCCCGACGGGCTGCTGACGCCGCCGTCGGACGAAGCGATGTTGTTCGACATTCAGTGGCTCAAAGACGCTGGTTTCAACATGATCCGCAAACACATCAAAGTCGAACCGCGGCGGTACTACTACCACTGCGACCGGCTGGGGATGATGGTCTGGCAGGATCAGGTCAGCGGCGGCGTCGGCGACGCTTGGCCGGCGTGGACACGTCTGAAACCCGATCCCGTGGACGCGAAATGGCCCGCCGACCAGCACCAGCAATTCATGTTGGAACTGGAGCGAATGATCACGACGCTGGAAAGCCATCCTTCGATCGTCAGCTGGGTGCCATTCAACGAAGCCTGGGGGCAACACCAAACGGTGGAGGTCGGCAAGTGGACGGTGCAACGCGATCCGACGCGATTGATCAACATCGCCAGCGGCGGAAACTTCTGGCCGGTGGGCGATGTCGTCGACGAACACAGTTACCCGCATCCAAGTTTTCCGTTTGACCTGGGCGCCGGAGGTCGATTCGACGACTACATCAAGGTGATGGGCGAATTTGGCGGACACGGTTATCCCGTCAAAGATCACCTGTGGGATGCGAACCGACGCAACTGGGGTTACGGCGGGCTGCCCAAAAACGCCGAAGAGTACAAGGAACGTTATGTCACCTCCCTGAGGATGCTGAACGAGTTGCGCGGCAAGGGCATCGCAGCGGGCGTCTACACCCAAACGACCGACGTCGAAGGGGAAATCAATGGCTTGATGACCTACGACCGAAAGGTGATCAAGATTCCCGCCAAGGAACTTGCCGAATTGCACCGAGTGCTGTTCGTTGATACGCCTCCGCTGGTAGGTGAGGCGGATTAG